From Longimicrobiales bacterium, one genomic window encodes:
- a CDS encoding cytochrome c3 family protein — protein MRRISQHALMAITAVMLVLGTACVDERIVYRDRDLVGDVPTGHEGFVGLTNQETNLTVCGNCHVSFQGEWEQTAHADAWATLQGSGHAQAFCENCHTVNQLGNLATAAGGYATTGDERYHNVQCESCHGPGLAHVQNPNDATIPLAPLAVGTDLTIGCGECHQGAHHPFVEEWEQSGHGAALASPAGRPECESCHTGEGALVAWGENADYLEKASVSQPGQHLAITCGVCHDPHSADNEGQLRYAVDVPNEEQNLCMKCHHKRGTPDLASQSRGPHSPEGPVLLGYGGWWPPNMQFPGTGDTSVIAATHGSVANPKLCAGCHVNAFSTTDELTGEQVFSVGHMFAATPCMVNGVPVPGDCASSQKSYKTCTDAGCHGSEAVARSLEQVATQRLNTLAAQLNTLIAQIPASEFNANDGRYSTAEGARFNYQLINSFPESAVHNPFLIEALLIASIQQVRTDYGLAAPGVSLSRQLGQHN, from the coding sequence ATGAGAAGGATATCGCAGCATGCGCTCATGGCGATCACGGCAGTAATGCTCGTCCTCGGCACGGCCTGCGTGGACGAGCGAATCGTATACCGTGATCGCGATCTGGTCGGTGACGTTCCTACCGGGCATGAGGGGTTCGTCGGCCTGACGAACCAGGAGACGAACCTGACGGTGTGCGGCAACTGCCACGTCAGCTTCCAGGGGGAGTGGGAGCAGACGGCGCACGCGGATGCATGGGCGACGCTGCAGGGCAGCGGTCACGCGCAGGCGTTCTGCGAGAACTGCCACACGGTGAATCAGCTGGGCAACCTGGCGACCGCGGCCGGCGGTTATGCGACCACGGGTGACGAACGCTACCACAACGTGCAGTGCGAGAGCTGTCACGGTCCGGGACTGGCGCACGTGCAGAACCCGAATGATGCGACGATCCCGCTGGCGCCGCTGGCTGTCGGGACCGACCTGACGATCGGCTGCGGCGAATGCCACCAGGGCGCGCACCATCCGTTCGTCGAGGAGTGGGAGCAGTCGGGGCACGGCGCCGCGCTCGCGTCGCCGGCGGGCCGACCGGAATGCGAGAGCTGCCACACGGGTGAGGGCGCGCTCGTGGCTTGGGGCGAGAATGCCGATTATCTGGAAAAGGCCAGTGTGTCGCAGCCGGGCCAGCATCTGGCGATCACGTGCGGCGTGTGTCACGACCCGCACTCGGCGGACAACGAGGGTCAGCTGCGCTACGCGGTGGACGTGCCGAACGAAGAGCAGAACCTGTGCATGAAGTGCCATCACAAGCGCGGCACGCCGGACCTGGCCTCGCAGAGTCGCGGACCGCACTCGCCGGAGGGCCCGGTGCTGCTCGGCTACGGCGGCTGGTGGCCCCCCAACATGCAGTTCCCCGGCACGGGCGACACGTCGGTTATTGCAGCGACGCATGGGTCGGTCGCGAATCCGAAGCTGTGCGCGGGCTGCCACGTGAACGCGTTCAGTACCACGGACGAGCTGACGGGCGAGCAGGTCTTCTCGGTCGGTCACATGTTCGCGGCCACGCCGTGCATGGTGAACGGCGTGCCGGTGCCGGGCGACTGCGCCTCGTCCCAGAAGTCATACAAGACCTGCACCGACGCGGGCTGCCACGGCTCGGAGGCGGTCGCCCGTTCGCTGGAGCAGGTCGCGACGCAGCGTCTCAACACGCTCGCTGCGCAGCTGAACACGCTGATCGCGCAGATCCCGGCCTCGGAGTTCAATGCCAATGACGGGCGGTACAGCACGGCCGAGGGAGCCAGGTTCAATTACCAGCTGATCAACAGCTTCCCGGAGTCGGCGGTTCACAATCCGTTCCTGATCGAGGCCCTGCTCATTGCGTCGATCCAGCAGGTGCGGACAGATTATGGCCTCGCGGCGCCGGGCGTATCGCTGAGCCGGCAGCTGGGCCAGCACAACTAG